In Oscillospiraceae bacterium, the following are encoded in one genomic region:
- a CDS encoding aminotransferase class V-fold PLP-dependent enzyme, with the protein MSTKNEKRFVYCDNAATTRVLPVIAAEIMPYFTENYGNPSSLYSKGRDAKKALDDSRARIAAVLNCLPNEIYFTGGGSEGDNWAIKGAAKANQKKGKHIISTKIEHPAVLNTLSSLEKEGFEVTLLDVYENGIVRAEDFKAAIRPDTVLAAIMTANNEIGTVQPIKELCAIAHENGVLFFTDAVQAVGHIDIDLKDTGVDMMSFSGHKIHAPKGIGVLYLKNGIRVSNLVDGGGQERKKRGGTENVPGAVGTACALELMCSDWGRTKRAEILSLREELCDELLKIPYIRLNGDRNRRLPGNINISCEFIEGESLILWLDINGICASTGSACSTASLDPSHVLLALGLSHETAHGSLRITLDVENTCEDIEYIASTVRGVVEKLRAMSPLYDNVLKSK; encoded by the coding sequence ATGTCAACAAAAAACGAAAAAAGATTCGTATATTGCGATAACGCTGCGACAACAAGGGTATTGCCCGTAATTGCAGCGGAAATAATGCCGTATTTTACCGAAAATTACGGGAATCCGTCGAGCCTTTATTCAAAAGGCCGGGACGCGAAAAAAGCGCTTGACGATTCGCGCGCGCGAATTGCCGCCGTGCTTAACTGCCTTCCGAATGAGATATATTTCACGGGCGGCGGCAGCGAAGGCGACAACTGGGCCATAAAGGGCGCAGCCAAAGCAAACCAGAAAAAAGGAAAGCACATTATTTCCACCAAAATAGAACACCCCGCCGTGCTTAACACTCTCAGCTCGCTTGAAAAAGAGGGCTTTGAAGTAACTTTGCTTGATGTATATGAAAACGGCATCGTCCGCGCCGAGGATTTCAAGGCCGCGATACGTCCTGACACCGTGCTTGCCGCGATAATGACGGCCAACAACGAAATAGGTACGGTTCAGCCTATAAAGGAGCTTTGCGCGATAGCTCATGAAAATGGAGTGCTCTTCTTCACCGACGCGGTGCAGGCGGTCGGACATATTGACATAGACCTCAAGGATACGGGAGTGGACATGATGTCCTTTTCCGGTCACAAGATTCACGCGCCGAAGGGTATCGGGGTATTATATTTAAAAAACGGCATTCGTGTAAGCAATCTCGTCGATGGCGGAGGGCAGGAACGCAAAAAGCGCGGCGGAACCGAGAATGTTCCGGGTGCGGTCGGCACAGCCTGCGCGCTTGAGCTTATGTGTTCCGACTGGGGAAGAACGAAACGTGCCGAAATTCTCAGTCTCAGAGAAGAGCTTTGCGATGAGCTTCTTAAAATTCCGTATATCAGGCTCAACGGCGACCGAAATCGCCGTTTGCCCGGAAATATAAACATTTCGTGCGAATTTATTGAAGGTGAATCACTTATACTGTGGCTTGACATAAACGGTATCTGTGCTTCGACCGGTTCGGCCTGCTCTACGGCATCTCTCGATCCGTCTCATGTTCTGCTTGCGCTCGGGCTTTCTCATGAAACCGCACACGGCTCTTTGAGAATCACGCTTGACGTAGAAAATACATGCGAGGATATAGAATACATTGCGTCCACCGTACGCGGTGTTGTCGAAAAGCTGCGAGCAATGAGCCCGCTTTACGATAATGTTCTGAAAAGCAAATAA
- the nifU gene encoding Fe-S cluster assembly scaffold protein NifU, which yields MYSEKVMDHFTNPRNVGEIENADGIGEVGNAKCGDIMRMYLKIDNDIITDVKFKTFGCGAAIATSSMATELIKGKSIKDALKLTNSAVVEALDGLPPVKIHCSVLAEEAVKAALADYYRKTGREIDFDTGCDGCCDACGKH from the coding sequence ATGTACAGCGAAAAAGTGATGGATCATTTCACCAATCCCCGCAACGTTGGCGAGATCGAAAATGCCGACGGCATCGGCGAGGTCGGAAACGCCAAATGCGGCGATATAATGAGAATGTATCTGAAAATAGACAACGATATAATCACTGATGTCAAGTTCAAAACCTTCGGCTGCGGTGCTGCCATCGCGACAAGCAGCATGGCCACCGAGCTGATCAAGGGAAAGAGCATAAAGGATGCGCTTAAGCTGACTAACAGCGCGGTCGTTGAGGCGCTAGACGGTCTTCCCCCGGTAAAGATTCATTGTTCTGTCCTTGCCGAAGAAGCGGTCAAGGCCGCGCTTGCAGATTATTACAGAAAGACCGGACGCGAGATCGATTTTGATACCGGCTGCGACGGCTGCTGCGACGCCTGCGGAAAGCACTGA
- a CDS encoding glucosamine-6-phosphate deaminase, with product MALIKEFKKDKLAVKIFDTRAAMGAYAAAACAKKMKELLAKKSEINMIFAAAPSQNEFLKSLYTDPEIDFSRINAFHMDEYVGLAKDAPQGFGNFLRDRIFSKAPFKSVSYLNGLNPDIDAECARYSKLLADHPVDIVCMGIGENGHIAFNDPHVAFFNDPKAVKVVELDLICRQQQVNDGCFKTLSDVPTHALTLTIPTLFSGKNLFCMVPAKTKANAVFATVTGDITEKCPASILRRHDSAILFVDGDSGSKIL from the coding sequence ATGGCTCTTATAAAAGAATTCAAAAAAGACAAGCTTGCCGTAAAAATTTTTGATACCAGAGCCGCGATGGGCGCATATGCCGCCGCCGCGTGCGCAAAAAAGATGAAAGAGCTTCTTGCGAAAAAATCAGAGATCAATATGATCTTTGCCGCCGCTCCTTCTCAGAACGAATTTCTCAAATCGCTCTATACCGACCCCGAGATCGATTTTTCACGTATTAACGCGTTCCACATGGACGAATATGTCGGGCTCGCAAAGGATGCGCCCCAGGGCTTCGGCAATTTCCTTCGCGACCGTATTTTCTCAAAGGCGCCCTTTAAGTCCGTCAGCTATCTCAACGGGCTTAATCCCGATATCGACGCCGAATGCGCGCGCTATTCAAAGCTGCTCGCCGATCATCCGGTAGATATCGTCTGCATGGGAATAGGCGAAAACGGACATATCGCCTTCAACGATCCGCATGTAGCGTTTTTCAACGATCCGAAGGCCGTCAAGGTCGTAGAGCTTGACCTTATATGCCGTCAGCAGCAGGTCAACGACGGCTGCTTTAAGACGCTTTCCGATGTTCCGACCCATGCTCTCACGCTCACCATTCCGACGCTTTTCTCCGGCAAGAACCTTTTCTGCATGGTTCCCGCCAAAACAAAAGCAAACGCCGTGTTTGCCACCGTTACCGGAGACATCACGGAAAAGTGCCCGGCCTCCATCCTTCGCCGCCATGACAGCGCTATCCTCTTTGTCGACGGCGACAGCGGATCGAAAATTCTTTAA
- the nagA gene encoding N-acetylglucosamine-6-phosphate deacetylase, with product MLQDTKLIGRVVTPYRVIENGELCYSGGKITFVGKRCTESDALYNVIDCQKSYITPGFIDMHTHGGGGHDFMDATVEAFLGAAELHASHGTTTLLPTSLTCSDEELFQFFDIYEEALKFNEKGSNMPGLHLEGPYFADSQKGSQDPKYIVPPRKEHYEKILSYCPHIMRWTIASELPGGMELGRYLKSLGILASIGHSDAKLDDAIEAYENGYTNITHFYSGMGGLVRINSYRFPGLIDAGYMINDFTVEIIADGCHLPPSMLKYIYKAKGADKVAVCTDSCRGAGMNEGETVVGSLKNGQRAIIEDGVAKMPDRKAFAASVATTDRLVRNMLRYADAGICDAVKMASATPAKILGLKYKGVLVPGNDADIVVFDDSVNISRTIVGGNTVYLAK from the coding sequence ATGTTACAGGATACAAAGCTTATCGGCAGAGTAGTTACTCCTTACAGGGTAATCGAAAACGGTGAACTCTGCTATTCCGGCGGAAAGATAACCTTCGTCGGAAAGCGCTGCACGGAAAGCGACGCGCTTTATAATGTTATTGACTGCCAAAAGAGCTATATTACCCCCGGATTTATAGATATGCACACACACGGCGGCGGCGGACATGATTTCATGGACGCCACCGTTGAGGCATTCCTCGGCGCCGCCGAGCTTCACGCGTCTCACGGTACGACGACACTTCTCCCGACTTCACTTACGTGCAGCGACGAGGAGCTTTTTCAATTCTTCGATATTTACGAAGAAGCCCTTAAGTTCAACGAAAAGGGCTCGAATATGCCCGGTCTTCACCTCGAGGGCCCGTATTTTGCGGACAGCCAAAAGGGCTCCCAGGATCCGAAATATATAGTCCCGCCAAGGAAAGAACATTACGAAAAAATCCTCTCATATTGCCCGCATATTATGCGCTGGACAATCGCGAGCGAGCTGCCGGGAGGAATGGAGCTCGGAAGATATCTGAAATCCCTCGGAATACTCGCTTCGATAGGTCATTCCGACGCAAAGCTTGATGACGCAATCGAAGCTTATGAAAACGGATATACGAATATCACCCATTTTTACAGCGGAATGGGCGGGCTTGTCCGCATCAATTCATACCGCTTCCCGGGTCTGATCGACGCGGGATACATGATCAACGATTTTACTGTGGAAATAATCGCGGACGGATGCCACCTTCCTCCATCCATGCTCAAGTATATATACAAGGCAAAGGGCGCCGACAAGGTCGCCGTTTGTACGGATTCATGCCGTGGAGCGGGAATGAATGAAGGAGAGACAGTTGTCGGAAGCCTTAAGAACGGTCAGCGCGCCATAATTGAAGACGGCGTCGCCAAAATGCCAGACAGAAAGGCATTCGCCGCGAGTGTGGCTACCACAGACCGGCTGGTTCGCAATATGCTCAGATATGCCGACGCCGGCATCTGCGACGCAGTTAAAATGGCTTCCGCCACACCGGCGAAAATTCTCGGTCTTAAATACAAAGGCGTTCTTGTACCAGGAAATGACGCCGATATAGTTGTATTTGACGATTCCGTCAATATTTCCCGTACTATAGTCGGAGGAAACACTGTATATCTTGCCAAGTAA
- a CDS encoding phosphoenolpyruvate carboxykinase (GTP), giving the protein MTQNKAVLKWIDEMKALTCPDNIVWIDGSKEQIEKLHQESTVTGEMIKLNQEKLPGCYLHRTAVNDVARVENRTFICTSKKEDAGPTNNWMDPKECYEKLSKLFRGSMKGRTMYVIPYSMGIVGSPFAKIGIELTDSIYVVLNMVIMTRVGKSVIDALGDSSDFVKGLHGKAQLDLENRYICHFPEDKTIWSVNSGYGGNVLLGKKCFALRIASFLGKNEGWMAEHMLILGLENPKGEVKYIAAAFPSACGKTNLAMLIPPEYYAKKGYKVWTVGDDIAWLRIGEDGRLWAVNPENGFFGVAPGTNVKSNPNALATTRRDTIFTNVAHNLDDNTVWWEGLDKNPPKNAIDWKGEKWDSESGEKGANPNSRFTAMAINCPCISEKFNDPAGVPISAIVFGGRRAKTAPLVYQARSWEHGVFVGSIMASETTAAATGKVGVVRRDPMAMLPFCGYNMSEYFAHWLEMGNKIPHAPKIFNVNWFRTDDNGQFIWPGFGDNMRVLKWILDRCDDKVDAVDTAIGYVPKPEDINLEGLDMSFDTLKGILEVDKSLWADEAAGIEEFYSKFDDKFPKELRAQLDELKSRTK; this is encoded by the coding sequence ATGACACAGAACAAAGCAGTCCTTAAATGGATCGACGAAATGAAAGCCCTGACGTGCCCGGACAATATCGTTTGGATTGACGGCAGCAAAGAGCAAATTGAAAAGCTTCATCAGGAATCGACCGTAACCGGCGAAATGATAAAGCTCAATCAAGAGAAGCTTCCCGGATGCTACCTTCACAGAACGGCTGTCAACGATGTCGCCCGCGTAGAAAACAGAACTTTTATATGCACCTCCAAAAAAGAAGACGCCGGCCCAACGAACAACTGGATGGATCCTAAAGAATGCTATGAAAAGCTTTCTAAGCTGTTCCGCGGAAGCATGAAGGGCCGCACGATGTATGTAATCCCATATTCAATGGGTATCGTCGGCAGTCCGTTCGCGAAAATAGGTATTGAGCTTACAGACTCCATTTACGTCGTACTCAATATGGTTATAATGACCCGTGTCGGCAAGTCCGTTATCGACGCGCTCGGCGACAGCAGTGATTTTGTCAAAGGTCTTCATGGAAAAGCTCAGCTTGACCTCGAAAACCGTTATATATGCCATTTTCCGGAAGATAAAACCATCTGGTCAGTCAACTCCGGTTACGGCGGAAACGTGCTTCTCGGTAAAAAATGCTTCGCTCTCCGCATAGCCTCCTTCCTCGGAAAGAACGAAGGCTGGATGGCAGAGCACATGCTCATCCTCGGACTTGAAAATCCCAAAGGAGAGGTCAAATATATTGCCGCCGCATTCCCCAGCGCCTGCGGCAAGACAAATCTCGCCATGCTTATACCGCCGGAATATTACGCGAAGAAGGGATATAAGGTATGGACGGTCGGCGACGACATTGCCTGGCTGCGTATAGGTGAAGACGGTCGCCTTTGGGCAGTAAACCCCGAAAACGGCTTCTTCGGCGTGGCTCCCGGAACAAACGTCAAATCAAATCCCAATGCTCTCGCCACAACGCGCAGAGATACCATATTCACGAATGTCGCGCATAATCTCGACGACAACACCGTATGGTGGGAAGGTCTTGATAAGAATCCGCCCAAAAACGCGATCGACTGGAAGGGCGAAAAGTGGGATTCCGAAAGCGGCGAAAAGGGCGCGAACCCGAACTCACGCTTCACCGCTATGGCGATCAACTGCCCCTGCATTTCAGAAAAATTCAACGATCCGGCCGGAGTTCCGATTTCCGCAATAGTTTTCGGCGGACGCCGCGCGAAAACCGCTCCGCTTGTATATCAGGCAAGAAGCTGGGAGCATGGCGTTTTCGTCGGCTCTATAATGGCCTCCGAAACAACAGCTGCCGCAACCGGCAAGGTCGGCGTTGTCCGCCGCGATCCGATGGCAATGCTTCCTTTCTGCGGATACAATATGAGCGAATACTTTGCTCACTGGCTTGAGATGGGCAATAAAATCCCGCACGCCCCGAAGATATTCAATGTCAACTGGTTCCGTACGGACGACAACGGGCAGTTCATATGGCCGGGCTTCGGCGACAATATGCGTGTTCTCAAATGGATTCTCGACCGCTGCGATGACAAGGTTGACGCAGTCGATACGGCAATCGGATATGTTCCGAAGCCTGAGGACATCAATCTTGAAGGTCTTGATATGTCCTTCGATACGCTCAAGGGCATTCTTGAAGTCGATAAATCCCTCTGGGCAGACGAGGCCGCCGGAATTGAAGAATTCTATTCGAAATTTGACGATAAATTCCCGAAGGAGCTTCGCGCTCAGCTTGACGAGCTCAAATCAAGAACAAAATAA